Sequence from the Corallococcus sp. EGB genome:
GCGCCTCGAGTTCCAAGGCCGTCGCCGTGACGGTGAACAACGTGGACCGCGCTCCGGTGGCCAACGCTGGCGCGGACATCGAGGCGGATGCACGCTCCACGGTGACGCTGTCCGGCTCCGGCTCGGATCCGGATGGCACGCCCGTCACCTACGAGTGGGCGCAGACCTCCGGTCCGGCGGTGACGCTGTCCGGTGCGGACACGGCGACGGCGACCTTCACGGCGCCGGACGTCAACACCCCCACCGAGCTCACCTTCAAGCTCACCGTGTCCTCGGGCGGCCAGACGGCGTCCGACCTGGTCAACGTGACGGTGCGCAAGTCCAACCGCCACCCGGTGGGCCAGGCTCCGGCCTCCATCGACGCGAACGAGGGCACCAACGTGGTGCTGGACGCTTCCGGCATCACGGATCCGGACGGTGACGCGCTCACCTACGTCTGGGCCCAGGTCGGTGGCCCCACGGTGCAGACCACGGGCGCGGGCACGGCCCAGCTGGCCTTCACCGCGCCGCAGGTCCAGGCCGACACGGCCGTGGCCTTCAGCCTCACCGTGACGGACTCCGACGGCGCCACCTCCGGCCCGTTCGTCTACACGGTCAACGTGAAGCAGGTGAACCAGGGCCCTGTCGCCAAGGCCCGCGTCATCTCCGGCATCCGCGGCGGTGAGCTGGTGAAGCTCGACGCCTCCACGTCCACGGATCCGGACAACGAGCCGCTGACCTACACCTGGGCGCAGACGGGTGGCCCGTCCGTGACGCTGTCCGGCACCAACTCCGCCGAGGCCAGCTTCACCCCGCCGGCGAAGAAGACGCTGGAGACCTACGCCTTCACCGTCACGGTGAAGGACGCGGGCGGTCTCTCCAGCACCGCCGAGGTGAAGGTCTCCGTGCCGAAGGCCGACGACGACGGCGGCGGCTGCTCCTCCACGGGCGGCTCCGCTGGCGGCATGGCGCCGCTGATGGCGCTGTTCGCGGCGATGGCGCTCGCGCGCCGTCGCAAGGCGTAGGCCTGGACGCTTCGTCCTGAAGTCCTGAAGTGACGGGGGCGGTCCTCACGCAAGGTGGGGGCCGCCCCTTCTTCGTTTCCGGCGGGACGTCCAGGCCCGCGGATGCGGTAGGCTCGCGCGCCTCATGGCACGCACGTTCCAGGTGGGAGACACCTTCACGCACGTCCGCCAGTGCGACCGGCTGCGGCCGGTCTATTACGCGGGCGCTTCCGGGGACTACAACCCCATCCACATCGACCCGGAGGTGGGCAGACTGGCCGGCTTCAACGGCGTCATCCTCCAGGGGCTCTGCACGCTGGGCTGGGCCGTGGAGGCCGTGGCCGCCTTCGTGGGGGACCCGGGGCTCGTGCGCCGTGTGAAGGTGCGCTTCTCCCGGCCCGTGCTGCCCGAGGACACCGTCACCTTCCAGGGCCGCGTCACCGCCATCGCGGACGGCCGGCTCACCACGGAAGTCACCGCCACCAACCAGCGCGGCGAGCCCGTCCTCCGGGGCGCCGTCGTGGAAACCTCGCTCGGATAGCCATGGCCCTGGACCCCAAGTTCGTCGGCCGTGCCTACGGCCCCTTCACCTACGAAGTCGGCCTGGAGAAGCTGCGCGAGTTCTCCCTCATCCTCGGCGGCTCCGTGCCCTCCGCGGGCACCTTCGGTGAGCCTCCGGCGCACGTGAGCCCCCTGCTCTATTCGCGGGAGGCGGCCCAGGCGGGCCCGTATGGCGACGTCATCGCCTTCCCCAGCTTCGCGGTGGTCTTCGCCATCCGCCCCTTCAGCGCCGCCATCGCGGACCCGGAGCTGGGCGTGGACCGCGTGCGGCTGGTGCACGGTGAGCAGGAGCTGGAGTTCCTGGACGTGATTCGCCCCGGGGATGTGCTCACCACCACGGGCTCCATCACGGAGCTCTATCGCAAGGCGGGCATGGACTTCCTCGTCGTCACCACGGAGACGCGCAACGCGAAGGGAGAGCCCGTGGTGCGCGGCGTGTGGACGGCCGTCATCCGCCCCGCGTGACGCCCAGGGCAGCGTCGCGGCCTACTCGCCGGGGGCGATGATGCCCTCGTCGAGCAGCTGCGCGAGGATGCGCGCAGTGTCCAGCCGCGACATGCCGGACAGCGCGAACAGGTCGTCGAAGCTCACCGCGCCGTCAATCTGGGCCAGCACGAAGCCCGCGCGGTGGTCCAGGTTGAGCCAGATGATGTCGTCCGGCTGAAGCCGGACGCGCGGCATGCGGTTCAGGTCCCCCAGCCGGGCCTCCAGCATGGACATCAGGATGCGCTCGCTGCGGTCGCGCAGCGCCTCCACGCGCGGGTTCTCCGGCGCCAGGGACTGGGCCCGGCGCAAGAGCTCCACCGCGCCGGAGTGGTCATCCAGCGCCAGCAGGTCCTCCGCGCCGCGCAGCAGGCGCTCCACCTCCGAGCCCTCCGGCAGTCCGCCCACCGGAGCGAAGGTGTCCGGCAGGCCGAACTCCTGCGTGCGGTGCGCCTCCGCGAGCAGGTCCAACGCGTCGCCGCGCATCCCCGTGCCTTCCGGCAGGCTCACGGATTCACGCAGGGGCTCTTCCACCGGGCCCGGCGTGGAGGGGCCAGCCCAGGCGCCCCAGTCCACTTCCTGCTCCGGGTTCGCCAGGTTCCACCCGGTGTCCCCTCCCGCGGCCCCCGGCTCCGGCGAACCGTCCCGCCCCAGCAGCCGGCGGGCGCGGACGTTGTCCGGATCCAGCTCCAGGGCCCGGGCGAACAGCCTCTCCGCGCCGGCCGTGTCGCCACTCAGTCGCAAGAGCAGCCCGGCTTCAACGAGCGCCTTGGCCCGGAGCGCGTTCATGGGCTACCTCCCCGGCGTCCCGCGCCCGCCCGCCGAGCGCAACAGCGGCAGGCTCTGGGCCAGGGACTCGCAGGCGCGGGTGAGCGCGCCCACGTCCTCGCCGCCGCGCGCCTGGCGCGCATGGTCCAGCGCGGCCTCCGCGCGGGCGACGACGTCGGGTGACAGGCCGCCGGCGCCGGGCATGAGCCGCACGCGGGACAGCGCGTCCACCACGTCGCGGGCGAGGATGTCCAGCTCCATGCGCTTGGACTTCAGCTCCTCCGTGTTGCGCGCGGCCACCAGCCAGTCGCGCTGCTCGTCCATGATGCGGCGCAGCTCGTCCTCGGTGAGGCCGCTGGAGGCGGTGACGGTGATGGACTGGCGCAGGCCCGTGTCGCGGTCTCGCGCGGACACCGACACGATGCCCTCCGCGTTGATGTCGAACGTCACCTCGATTTCGACCTGTCCTCGCGGCGCCTCGCGCAGGCCGGTGAGGAGGAACTCGCCCAGCAGCTCGTTGTGGTGCGCGAGCTCGTGCTCGCCCTGGAGCACCATGATCTTCACCGTGCGCTGGAAGTCCTTGGAGGTGGCGAACACGTCCGTGGCGGACGTGGGCACGGTGGTGTTGCGAGGGATCAGCCGCCTCACGTAGCCGCCCGCGATGGCCACGCCCATGCTCTGGGGCGTGACGTCCAGGAGGAGCAGCTCGCTCTGCTGGCCCACCAGCGCGTGTGCCTGGATGGCGGCGCCCAGGGCCACCACCTCCTCCGCGTGCACGCCCTTGCAGGGCTCGCGGCGGAAGTACTGGCGCACCTGCTCCACGATGCGGGGCATGCGCGACATGCCCCCCACCAGGATGACCTCCTTCAGGTCCGAGGGGCGCACCTTCGCCTCGCCCAGCACCTCCGACGTGATGCCCACCAGGCGCTCACCCAGGTCGTTGGTGAGCTCCTCCAGCTTCTCGCGGGTGAGCGTGGACTGCAGGTGCAGCGCGGCGCCTCCGCCCGGCGGCGTGCAGATGAAGGGCAGGTGCACCTGCGTCTCCTTCACCGACGACAGCTCCACCTTCGCCTTCTCCGCGGCGTCCTTCAGCCGCTGCAGCGCCATGCGGTCCTTGCGCAGGTCGATGCCGTGCTCCTTGGCGAAGCCGAACACCATCCACTCGATGATGCGCTGGTCCCAATCCTCGCCGCCGAGGAAGGTGTCACCGCCGGTGGCCACCACGTCGAAGACGCCGTTGTTGATCTCCAGCACCGACACGTCGAAGGTGCCGCCGCCCAGGTCCAGCACGGCGATCTTCCCGTTCACCGTGCGGCCGAAGCCGTAGGCCAGCGCCGCCGCGGTGGGCTCGTTGATGATGCGCAGGACGTCCAGCCCCGCGATGCGGCCCGCGTCCTTGGTGGCCTGGCGCTGGCCGTCGTTGAAGTAGGCCGGAACTGTGATGACGGCCTGGGTGACGGGCCGGCCGAAGTGCGCCTCCGCGTCCGCCTTCAGCTCCGCCAAGATCATGGCGCTGACCTCCGGCACGGCGAGGTCGCGGCCCGCCAGCCGGATGCGCACGTCGTCGTGCTGGCCGCCCACCACCTGGTACGTGAGCGCGCGCAGCGCGTCCTGCACCGGGTGCGAGGAGAACTTACGGCCGATGAGGCGCTTGGCCGCGGACACCGTCTCCTGCGGGTTGGTGATGGCCTGCCGCTTGGCGATGCTCCCCACCAGCCGCTTGCCGTTCTTCGACACGGCCACCACGGACGGGGTGAGGGCCTGGCCGGTGCGGTTCTTGATGATGATGGGCTGACCGTCCTGCACCGTGGCGACGAGGCTGTTCGTCGTCCCCAGGTCGATGCCGATCAGCGGTTCGGGCTCAGCAGCCATGGGGACGCATGCACCTCATCACGTGAACGTCCAGCGCAGCTTCTTGAGGGCGGCGCGAGCGTCTGCGTTGTCCGGGTCCAGGCGCACGACCTCTTCGAAGTGGTGCTTGGCCTGCTTCTTCTGACCTGCCACCAGGAGCAGCTGGGCCAGGAGCAACTGGTAGTCCGCCCGCCCCGGCTTGAGCTCCACCGCGCGCTGCGCGAGCTTCAGCACCTCCTGCGCGTCCTGCGTCAGCTCCCGTCCGACGCGCGCCGCCTGGAAGGCCGCCTCCGGGTTGTCCGGGTTGAGCGACACGGCCAGCTTGTAGGCCGCCTGCGCTCCGGCGAAGTCCCCGCTCATCTCCAATTGCTGGCCGCGCTCCACCTCCGCCTGCGCGCGCGACAGGTCGTGCTTGCGGCGCGCCTCCATCAGCAGCTGCGTGACCTCGCGGTTCTTCGGGTCCAGGCCCAGCACGTGGTTGAAGTCCTGGTAGGCCCGCTCGAAGTCGCCGCGCGCGGTGGCCGCCTTGCCCCGGGCGATGAGCTCCGTGAGCTTGTGGCTGCGCGCCATGTACGGGTGGCGCGCGAGGCGGGCCTGCCGCTCGGCGCGGCGGGCCTCGGACTCCGGATCCTCCGGGGGCGCGACGGGGGGCGGCGCCGGAGCGGCCGGGGGCGTCACCGCCGCGAAGCCACTGCCGGACACCGTGCGAGCCGGGGCCGTCACCGCCGCGAAGCCGCTGCCGGACACCGTGCGCCCGGCCGGGGGCGGCGTGGGCGGGCGCGCGGCCGGAGGCGGCGGCGTGGGAGGGCGCGGTGGCTCCTGACGGCTGAGGGCGTTGTGGGCGTCCGTGAGGCGCTTGAAGATGCGCTCCAGCCGGGCGCGGAAGCTGCCCAGGTTCTTGCCGAAGTAGCGGTCCGGGTGGAAGCGGCGGGACGCGTTGTAATACGCCTGCTTCACCTCCTGCGGGGACGCGCCTCGAGCCACGCCCAGCACCGCGTGGTGGTCCATCCCGTCCAGCGAGCGCTCCATCTCGATGATGTCGCGCTTCTGCTCGGGATCCAGGTCCACCTCCTCCGCCATGGCGGCGTCCACCACGGGAGCGGCGGGCGGGGCGCGCTGCACCACCCGGGCGGGCACGATGGCCCCCTTGGCGCGCAGCGACAGCAGCACGGCGATGGTACGCGCCTCGCCCAGCGAGGAGCGGGAAAGCACGGCGTCGATGCGTTCGACACGGCCCACCAGCGCCAGCACCGAGCCCTCCTCCGGGCTGAGCTGGAGACGGGCCGGGTCCAGGTGGGGCACCGTGGCGATGTGGTCGGTCCTGCCCCCCAGGCCGACGATGGGGTTGGGCGCGCTCAAGGTGTCAGTTTCCCAGGCTGGCGAATCCCCAAGTGTAGGTGCCCGGGAAGCAAGGCGTCAAACGTTCCCGGGTCCCCGAAACCCCTCATCTGCTACAGCGCGGAGAGGACGTGCTGGAGGATTCCCAGCGCTTCGTCGAGTTCCTGTTTCGTGATGATGAGCGGCGGCGCGAACCGCAGGGTGACCTCTCCCGCGGAGTTCACCAGCAATCCGGCTTCACGCAGCTTCGCGATGACGGGGGCGACGTCCCGATCCAGCTCCACGCCCAGGAGCAGCCCCTGTCCGCGCACGGCCTTGATGCGCCCTTCCGGCAGCGAGGCCTGGAGCGCGCGCGCGCCGGCGAGGAAGTGCTCGCCCTTGGCCTGGACGTCGGAGAGGAAGCCGGGCGCGCCCATGATCCGCAGCACCACGTTGCCCGCGGCGGCGGACACCAGGTTGCCGCCGAACGTGGAGCCGTGGGTGCCCGGGGAGAGGCTGACCGCCAGCTCCTCGCGGCACAGCATGGCGCCCATGGGCAGCCCGTTGCCGAGCGCCTTCGCGACGCTGATCGCGTCCGGTCGGATGCCGTGGTGCATGAAGCCGAAGGGCTGGCCGGTGCGGCCCATGCCCGTCTGGACCTCGTCCACGAGCAGCAGGAGGCCCGTCTCGTCACAGAGGGCGCGCAGGCCCTTGAGGAACTCCGGGGGCGCCATGCGCACGCCGCCCTCACCCTGGATGGGCTCCACGAGGATGGCGGCGGTGGACGGCCCCACGGCGCGGCGCACCGCCTCCAGGTCACCGAAGGGCAGGTGCCGGAAGCCCTGGGGCAGCGGCTCGAAGCCGGCGTGGTACTTCGGCTGGCCCGTGGCGGTGACGGTGGCCAGCGTGCGGCCGTGGAAGCTCTTCTCGAAGGAGAGGATCTCGAAGCGCTCGGGCGTGCCCCGGTCCTTCATCACCTTGCGGGTGAGCTTGATGAGGGCCTCGTTGGCCTCCGCGCCGGAGTTGCAGAAGAACGCGCGCGGCAGGCCGGCCCATTCAGTCAGGCGCGTGGCCAGGTCGATCTGCGGCTGCGAGTAGAAGACGTTGGAGACGTGCCACAGCGTGTCCAGCTGCGCCTTCGCCGCCGCGACGACCTCCGGGTGGCAGTGGCCCAGGGCGCACACCGCGATGCCGCCAATGCAGTCCAGGTACGCCTTGCCATCCGCGTCCCACACCCGGGTCCCCTGCCCACGCACCAGGGC
This genomic interval carries:
- a CDS encoding MaoC/PaaZ C-terminal domain-containing protein, producing the protein MARTFQVGDTFTHVRQCDRLRPVYYAGASGDYNPIHIDPEVGRLAGFNGVILQGLCTLGWAVEAVAAFVGDPGLVRRVKVRFSRPVLPEDTVTFQGRVTAIADGRLTTEVTATNQRGEPVLRGAVVETSLG
- a CDS encoding MaoC family dehydratase N-terminal domain-containing protein, coding for MALDPKFVGRAYGPFTYEVGLEKLREFSLILGGSVPSAGTFGEPPAHVSPLLYSREAAQAGPYGDVIAFPSFAVVFAIRPFSAAIADPELGVDRVRLVHGEQELEFLDVIRPGDVLTTTGSITELYRKAGMDFLVVTTETRNAKGEPVVRGVWTAVIRPA
- a CDS encoding tetratricopeptide repeat protein codes for the protein MNALRAKALVEAGLLLRLSGDTAGAERLFARALELDPDNVRARRLLGRDGSPEPGAAGGDTGWNLANPEQEVDWGAWAGPSTPGPVEEPLRESVSLPEGTGMRGDALDLLAEAHRTQEFGLPDTFAPVGGLPEGSEVERLLRGAEDLLALDDHSGAVELLRRAQSLAPENPRVEALRDRSERILMSMLEARLGDLNRMPRVRLQPDDIIWLNLDHRAGFVLAQIDGAVSFDDLFALSGMSRLDTARILAQLLDEGIIAPGE
- the dnaK gene encoding molecular chaperone DnaK, giving the protein MAAEPEPLIGIDLGTTNSLVATVQDGQPIIIKNRTGQALTPSVVAVSKNGKRLVGSIAKRQAITNPQETVSAAKRLIGRKFSSHPVQDALRALTYQVVGGQHDDVRIRLAGRDLAVPEVSAMILAELKADAEAHFGRPVTQAVITVPAYFNDGQRQATKDAGRIAGLDVLRIINEPTAAALAYGFGRTVNGKIAVLDLGGGTFDVSVLEINNGVFDVVATGGDTFLGGEDWDQRIIEWMVFGFAKEHGIDLRKDRMALQRLKDAAEKAKVELSSVKETQVHLPFICTPPGGGAALHLQSTLTREKLEELTNDLGERLVGITSEVLGEAKVRPSDLKEVILVGGMSRMPRIVEQVRQYFRREPCKGVHAEEVVALGAAIQAHALVGQQSELLLLDVTPQSMGVAIAGGYVRRLIPRNTTVPTSATDVFATSKDFQRTVKIMVLQGEHELAHHNELLGEFLLTGLREAPRGQVEIEVTFDINAEGIVSVSARDRDTGLRQSITVTASSGLTEDELRRIMDEQRDWLVAARNTEELKSKRMELDILARDVVDALSRVRLMPGAGGLSPDVVARAEAALDHARQARGGEDVGALTRACESLAQSLPLLRSAGGRGTPGR
- a CDS encoding J domain-containing protein is translated as MSAPNPIVGLGGRTDHIATVPHLDPARLQLSPEEGSVLALVGRVERIDAVLSRSSLGEARTIAVLLSLRAKGAIVPARVVQRAPPAAPVVDAAMAEEVDLDPEQKRDIIEMERSLDGMDHHAVLGVARGASPQEVKQAYYNASRRFHPDRYFGKNLGSFRARLERIFKRLTDAHNALSRQEPPRPPTPPPPAARPPTPPPAGRTVSGSGFAAVTAPARTVSGSGFAAVTPPAAPAPPPVAPPEDPESEARRAERQARLARHPYMARSHKLTELIARGKAATARGDFERAYQDFNHVLGLDPKNREVTQLLMEARRKHDLSRAQAEVERGQQLEMSGDFAGAQAAYKLAVSLNPDNPEAAFQAARVGRELTQDAQEVLKLAQRAVELKPGRADYQLLLAQLLLVAGQKKQAKHHFEEVVRLDPDNADARAALKKLRWTFT
- a CDS encoding aspartate aminotransferase family protein; translation: MQTPSPAAAPGNEALIQQAKQHLVQNYKQQPIALVRGQGTRVWDADGKAYLDCIGGIAVCALGHCHPEVVAAAKAQLDTLWHVSNVFYSQPQIDLATRLTEWAGLPRAFFCNSGAEANEALIKLTRKVMKDRGTPERFEILSFEKSFHGRTLATVTATGQPKYHAGFEPLPQGFRHLPFGDLEAVRRAVGPSTAAILVEPIQGEGGVRMAPPEFLKGLRALCDETGLLLLVDEVQTGMGRTGQPFGFMHHGIRPDAISVAKALGNGLPMGAMLCREELAVSLSPGTHGSTFGGNLVSAAAGNVVLRIMGAPGFLSDVQAKGEHFLAGARALQASLPEGRIKAVRGQGLLLGVELDRDVAPVIAKLREAGLLVNSAGEVTLRFAPPLIITKQELDEALGILQHVLSAL